The Anomalospiza imberbis isolate Cuckoo-Finch-1a 21T00152 chromosome 8, ASM3175350v1, whole genome shotgun sequence DNA window TCAGGAGCCTGTCACAGCTCTCCAGGAGGACCACAGAGCTGTCCATGGGGCATTCCAGCAAGGTGTCCTTCCCCATGCTGGGCTGAAAACACCAACTTATCTCTGCCACCAAAAGACACGTGTAAAGAGCAACCCACCTCGCCCTCCATTCCCACCCCTGGGTCCTGGCTGTTCTCcttccccagggatgtccccaccAGGTGCCCAAAACTGCCACCAGCTGTTCTCCCACAGGTTTCGCTGCATCGTCCACCCCTTCCGGCAGAAGCTGACGCTGAGGAAAGCCCTGCTGACCATCGCCATCATCTGGGTGCTGGCCCTGCTCATCATGTGCCCCGCTGCTGTCACCCTGACTGTCACCAGGGAGGAGCACCACTTCATGGTGGACACCTACAACAACTCCTACCCTCTCTACTCCTGTTGGGAGGCCTGGCCTGAGACGGGGATGAGGAGGATCTACACCACCGTCCTCTTCTCCCACATCTACGTGGCTCCCCTCGCCCTCATCGTCATCATGTACGCCCGCATCGCCTTCAAGCTCTTCAAGTCAGTGGCGCCTGCCCACGGCGGAGAGGAGACGGAGGGGAGGAGGATCTCCCGGAGGAAGGCCAAGGTCATCAACATGCTCATCATTGTTGCCCTCTTCTTCACCATCTCCTGGCTGCCCCTCTGGACGCTGATGCTGCTGACAGACTACGGGCGGCTGAGCGAGGGCCAGCTGCGCCTGCTCACCGTCTACGTCTACCCGTTCGCCCACTGGTTGGCCTTCTTCAACAGCAGCGCCAACCCCATCATCTACGGCTACTTCAACGAGAACTTCCGCCGGGGCTTCCAGGAGGTCTTCAGGGCCCCGCTCTGCTCACTCCATGGACAGCGCAGGCCCTACACCCCCCGGAGCCACGGCCGCGGGACCCTCTTCGGCACCCGCAACCGCATCTTCACCCAGGTGCGAACCAGCGAGTCGCCAGCCGTGTCTGAGCCAGGGCCGCTGGCCCCGCGCCACGCTGGTGTCCCTGCGTGGGACAGCTGAGGAGATGGGGCCACCAAACCCCTCCGGACCGAGGGCTTGCGGGGTGGGGAGTGGGGATTTGCCATGTTATGGCCATGAGACATGGAAATAAAGGTGTGTCCTACTGATGGCTTGTTCCTGGCTAGGCTCCTCCACTTCCTCCACGGCACCATCCAGAGGGCCCCTGGCTGAGCCCCCTGGGCCGTGCCAGAACCCTCCTTACCCACCCCAGTCCAGGCACAGGGCCAGGGGATGCAGGGATCCAGGAAAATTGCGGGAGAATGGGCCGTCCTATCCATGCTTGGCCATGCCACGGAGAGGCATGCAGCACCATGCTGTTCTGGACCAAGCCATGCCATGTGGGACCGTGCCAAACCACGTTGTCATGGCCGTGCCAGGCAGGACCAAGCCGTATTGTGCTGGACCATGCTACCCCATGCCATCATGGCCATGGGGAATGGACCATTCCATGGCCATTCCTTGGATGGGCGATGCTGTGGCTGTGGTGTACCAAGGCATCCCATGGTGCTGTGGCCATGCTGGACCAAGCTGGGCTGGACCATGCCATCCCATGCTATTGTGACCCTGCTGGACCAAAGCACGCCATGCAGGACAATGCCACTCCTTGCACATGTGGCCATTCTGGACCACATCCCACCATACTGCAGTGGCCGCGCCATGCAGGACCaagccatgccatgccatgccatgccagtCCATGCCACCTCAGGCTGTTACATCTATGCAGGGCCGAATCATGCCATGCTGGATTGTGCCAGCCCACCCTTCTGTGGCCATGCCAGGCAGGATCACGCCATGCTGGACCACGCACCGCTTGCTACCATGGCCATTCTGAACTGTGTTGGGCTAGCACCACGCTGTGCGGGTCCGTGACAGCCCAGGCTGTTCTGGCCATGGCGAGCAGGACTATTCCAAACCGGGCAAGGCCATTCCCAGCCAGGAAGGACCATTAAACACCAGGAAAAACCATTCCAAGCCGGGAAGAaccattcccagctgggaagaaCCATTCCCAGCCGGGAAGAGCCATTCCAAGCCAAGAAGAACCATTCCCAGCTGGGTAGAGCCACTCCCAGCTGGGAAGAGCCATTCCAAGCCAAGAAGAaccattcccagctgggaagaCACATTCCCAGCCGGGAAGAGCCATTCCAAGCCGGGAAGAACCATTCCCAGCCGGGAAGAGCCATTCCCAGCCGGGAAGAAACATTCCAAGCCAGGAAGAACCATTCCCAGCCGGGAAGAACCATTCCAAGCCGGGAAGAGCCATTCCAAGCCGGGAAGAGCCAATCCCAGCCGGGAAGAaccattcccagctgggaagagccattcccagctgggaagaGCCATTCCCAGCCAAGAAGAACCATTCCAAGCCCAGCAGAACCATTCCCGGCCGGGAAGAACCATTCCCAGCCGGGAAGAGCCATTCCAAGCCGGGAAGAACCATTCCAAGCCGGGAAGAACCATTCCAAGCCGGGAAGAACCATTCCCAGCCGGGAAGAGCCATTCCCGGCCGGGAGGAGCCATTCCCAGCCGTGAAGAGCCATTCCAAGCCGGGAAGAACCATTCCCGGCCGGGAAGAGCCATTCCCAGCCGGGAAGAGGCATTCCCAGCCGGGAAGAACCATTCCAAGCCGGGAAGagccattcccagctgggaagaaCCATTCCAAGCCGGGAAGagccattcccagctgggaagaGCCATTCCAAGTCGGGAAGAGCCATTCCCAGCCGGGAAGAACCATTCCAAGTCGGGAAGagccattcccagctgggaagaGCCATTCCCAGCCGGGAAGAGCCATTCCCAACCGGGAAGAGCCATTCCCGGCCGGGAAGAACCATTCCCAGCCGGGAAGAGccattcccggccgggcagagccattcccggccgggcagAGCCATTCCCAGCCGGGAAGAGccattcccggccgggcagagccattcccggccgggcagagccattcccggccgggaagagccattcccggccgggcagAGCCATTCCAAGCCGGGAAGAGCCATTCCAAGCCGGGAAGAGCCATTCCAAACCGGGAAGAGCCATTCCCAGCCAGGAAGAACCACTCCAAGCCAAGAAGAACCATTCCAAGCCAAGAAGAACCATTCCCAGCTGGGTAGAGCCACTCCCAGCTGGGAAGAGCCATTCCAAGCCAAGAAGAaccattcccagctgggaagaCCCATTCCCAGCCGGGAAGAGCCATTCCAAGCCGGGAAGAACCATTCCCGGCTGGGAAGAGCCATTCCCAGCCGGGAAGAGCCATTCCAAGCCGGGAAGAACCATTCCCAGCCAGGAAGAACCATTCCAAGCCGGGAAGAGCCATTCCAAGCCGGGAAGAACCATTCCCAGCCGGGAAGAaccattcccagctgggaagagccattcccagctgggaagaGCCATTCCCAGCCAAGAAGAACCATTCCAAGCCCAGCAGAACCATTCCCGGCCGGGAAGAACCATTCCCAGCCGGGAAGAGCCATTCCCAGCCGGGAAGAGCCATTCCAAGTCGGGAAGAGCCATTCCCAGCCGGGAAGAGCCATTCCCGGCTGGGAAGAGCCA harbors:
- the NPFFR1 gene encoding LOW QUALITY PROTEIN: neuropeptide FF receptor 1 (The sequence of the model RefSeq protein was modified relative to this genomic sequence to represent the inferred CDS: deleted 2 bases in 1 codon) → MAMGGCFPPRPLPFSAAAGEQPQPARRHRRRLRGSGPGGRDGARDRGELRPLPGQQIASCAAAMQPPEPGRAGGGPSNGTWWPNSSASHLLRENYTFLAYYQHSSPVALMFILAYTFIFLMCVIGNVLVCFVVVKNRQMRTVTNMFLLNLAISDLLVGIFCMPTTLVDNLITGWPFDNTMCKMSGLVQGMSVSASVFTLVAIAVERFRCIVHPFRQKLTLRKALLTIAIIWVLALLIMCPAAVTLTVTREEHHFMVDTYNNSYPLYSCWEAWPETGMRRIYTTVLFSHIYVAPLALIVIMYARIAFKLFKSVAPAHGGEETEGRRISRRKAKVINMLIIVALFFTISWLPLWTLMLLTDYGRLSEGQLRLLTVYVYPFAHWLAFFNSSANPIIYGYFNENFRRGFQEVFRAPLCSLHGQRRPYTPRSHGRGTLFGTRNRIFTQVRTSESPAVSEPGPLAPRHAGVPAWDS